The Exiguobacterium acetylicum genome includes a window with the following:
- the rplX gene encoding 50S ribosomal protein L24, which produces MHVKKGDKVQVMTGKDKGKQGVVLTAMPKKDRVIVEGVNMIKKHSKPSQLNPQGGIVEKEAPIHVSNVMLIDPKTGNPTRVGFTVVDGKKVRIAKKSGEALDK; this is translated from the coding sequence ATGCATGTCAAAAAAGGTGATAAAGTTCAGGTTATGACTGGTAAAGACAAAGGCAAACAAGGCGTTGTCCTTACAGCTATGCCTAAAAAAGATCGCGTAATCGTCGAAGGCGTTAACATGATCAAAAAACACTCAAAACCTTCTCAACTCAACCCGCAAGGCGGAATTGTCGAGAAAGAAGCACCGATTCACGTATCGAACGTTATGCTCATCGACCCTAAGACAGGTAACCCAACACGCGTTGGTTTCACTGTGGTTGACGGCAAGAAAGTACGTATCGCTAAAAAATCGGGCGAAGCTTTAGATAAATAA
- the rpsC gene encoding 30S ribosomal protein S3: protein MGQKINPTGLRVGIIKDWESRWFADKDYADLLHEDYVVREYIEKRLKDASVSKVEIERAANRLNISLHTAKPGMVIGKGGSEIETLRKDITNLAKGKRVHVNVVEVKNPDAVAKLVAENIARQLEGRVSFRRAMKQSIQRSMRSGIKGIKTEVSGRLGGADIARSEKYSEGTVPLHTLRADIDYGTAEADTTYGKIGVKVWLHHGEVLPTKKAAANEE from the coding sequence GTGGGTCAGAAGATTAACCCAACTGGTCTTCGCGTAGGTATCATCAAAGACTGGGAATCACGTTGGTTCGCAGATAAAGACTATGCTGATCTCCTTCATGAAGACTACGTAGTTCGTGAATATATCGAAAAACGTCTTAAAGACGCTAGTGTCTCTAAAGTAGAAATCGAGCGCGCAGCTAACCGCTTGAACATCTCACTTCACACTGCTAAGCCTGGTATGGTTATCGGTAAAGGCGGTTCTGAAATCGAAACACTTCGTAAAGACATCACTAACCTTGCAAAAGGCAAACGCGTTCACGTTAACGTCGTTGAAGTGAAAAACCCGGATGCAGTTGCTAAGCTCGTCGCTGAGAACATCGCTCGCCAACTTGAAGGTCGCGTATCGTTCCGTCGTGCTATGAAGCAATCAATCCAACGCTCAATGCGTTCTGGTATCAAAGGAATCAAGACTGAAGTTTCTGGTCGTCTTGGTGGCGCTGATATCGCTCGTTCTGAGAAGTATTCGGAAGGAACAGTTCCACTTCATACACTCCGTGCAGACATCGATTACGGTACTGCAGAAGCTGATACAACTTACGGCAAAATTGGCGTAAAAGTATGGCTCCACCACGGTGAAGTGCTTCCTACGAAAAAAGCAGCAGCAAACGAAGAATAA
- the rplN gene encoding 50S ribosomal protein L14, with protein sequence MIQQESRLKVADNSGAREVLTIKVLGGSGRKTANIGDVIVCTVKQATPGGVVKKGEVVRAVVVRTKRGVRRKDGSYIRFDENAAVIIKDDKSPRGTRIFGPVARELREKDFMKIVSLAPEVL encoded by the coding sequence ATGATTCAACAAGAATCTCGCTTAAAAGTAGCAGACAACTCAGGAGCTCGTGAAGTCTTGACGATCAAAGTCCTCGGTGGTTCTGGTCGTAAAACTGCTAACATCGGTGACGTTATTGTTTGTACAGTAAAACAAGCAACACCAGGTGGCGTTGTCAAAAAAGGTGAAGTTGTACGCGCAGTAGTCGTTCGTACTAAACGTGGCGTTCGTCGTAAAGACGGTTCGTACATCCGTTTTGACGAAAACGCAGCAGTCATCATCAAAGATGACAAAAGCCCACGTGGCACACGTATCTTCGGACCAGTCGCACGCGAACTTCGTGAAAAAGACTTCATGAAGATCGTCTCGTTGGCACCGGAAGTACTTTAA
- the rpmC gene encoding 50S ribosomal protein L29 has translation MKATDLRQQTTEELNGKVGSWKEELFNLRFQLATGQLENPARIREVRKSIARAKTVLRERELGINNA, from the coding sequence ATGAAAGCAACTGATCTCCGTCAGCAAACAACTGAAGAGCTTAACGGTAAAGTCGGTTCGTGGAAAGAAGAGTTGTTCAACCTTCGTTTCCAACTCGCGACTGGTCAGCTTGAGAACCCTGCTCGTATCCGTGAAGTGCGCAAGTCGATTGCACGCGCGAAAACCGTTCTTCGTGAACGCGAACTCGGCATCAACAACGCATAA
- the rpsS gene encoding 30S ribosomal protein S19, with amino-acid sequence MGRSLKKGPFADHHLLAKVDKANEAGDKHVIKTWSRRSTIFPEFIGHTIAVYDGRKHVPVYVTEDMVGHKLGEFAPTRSYKGHAGNDKKTKR; translated from the coding sequence ATGGGTCGCAGCTTGAAAAAAGGTCCATTCGCAGATCACCATCTGCTCGCTAAGGTTGATAAAGCCAACGAAGCTGGTGACAAACATGTCATCAAAACTTGGTCACGCCGCTCGACAATCTTCCCAGAGTTCATCGGTCACACGATCGCTGTCTACGATGGTCGTAAACACGTACCGGTTTACGTGACAGAAGATATGGTCGGTCACAAACTTGGTGAATTCGCTCCAACACGTTCTTACAAAGGACATGCTGGAAACGATAAGAAAACGAAACGTTAA
- the rplP gene encoding 50S ribosomal protein L16: MLLPKRVKYRRVHRGNMRGKAKRGTTVHFGEFGIQAQEASWITSRQIESARIAMTRYMKRGGKVWIKIFPHKPYTKKPLEVRMGSGKGAPEGWVAVVKPGKVMFEIAGVSEEIAREALRLASHKLPVKCKFVKREENGGDTNESN; encoded by the coding sequence ATGTTGTTACCAAAACGTGTAAAATATCGTCGTGTTCACCGCGGCAACATGCGTGGTAAAGCGAAACGTGGTACTACAGTACACTTCGGCGAGTTCGGTATCCAAGCTCAAGAAGCTAGCTGGATCACTAGCCGTCAAATCGAATCAGCGCGTATCGCGATGACTCGTTATATGAAACGTGGTGGTAAAGTGTGGATCAAGATCTTCCCACACAAGCCATACACTAAAAAACCTCTTGAAGTCCGAATGGGTTCAGGTAAAGGTGCTCCGGAGGGCTGGGTAGCAGTCGTCAAACCGGGTAAAGTAATGTTCGAAATCGCAGGAGTATCGGAAGAGATCGCACGCGAAGCTCTCCGTCTTGCATCACACAAACTTCCAGTAAAATGTAAGTTCGTAAAACGTGAAGAAAATGGTGGTGATACGAATGAAAGCAACTGA
- the rpsJ gene encoding 30S ribosomal protein S10 yields the protein MANEKIRIRLKAYDHRVLDQSAEKIVDTAKRSGATVSGPIPLPTEKAVYTVLRAVHKYKDAREQFEMRTHKRLIDIVNPTPKTVDALMRLELPSGVDIEIKL from the coding sequence ATGGCAAATGAAAAAATTCGGATCCGTTTGAAAGCATACGATCACCGCGTGCTTGATCAATCGGCTGAGAAAATTGTCGACACAGCAAAACGTTCAGGTGCTACTGTATCTGGTCCGATCCCACTCCCAACGGAGAAAGCGGTCTACACAGTACTTCGTGCCGTTCACAAGTACAAAGATGCTCGTGAGCAGTTCGAAATGCGTACACACAAACGTTTGATCGACATCGTTAACCCAACACCGAAAACTGTTGATGCGCTTATGCGTCTCGAACTTCCATCGGGCGTTGACATCGAAATCAAACTTTAA
- the rplW gene encoding 50S ribosomal protein L23, producing the protein MAHTHDIIKRPVITERSVNQMAEKKYTFEVDVKASKTQIKDAVEAIFGVKVDKVNTLISKPKAKRVGRHAGYTARRKKAVVTLTADSKELDYLG; encoded by the coding sequence ATGGCACACACACACGACATTATCAAACGTCCTGTCATTACTGAACGTTCAGTAAACCAAATGGCTGAGAAAAAGTACACATTCGAAGTAGACGTGAAGGCATCTAAGACTCAAATCAAAGATGCAGTCGAAGCGATCTTCGGAGTGAAAGTTGACAAAGTCAACACATTGATCTCAAAACCAAAAGCAAAACGCGTAGGTCGTCACGCTGGTTACACAGCACGCCGCAAAAAAGCGGTCGTCACGCTTACTGCAGATAGCAAAGAACTCGATTACCTCGGTTAA
- the rpsQ gene encoding 30S ribosomal protein S17, whose protein sequence is MERTNNRKVLTGRVVSDKMDKTIVVTVETKVKHKLYGKRVNYSKKYKAHDENNTAKIGDVVRIQETRPLSKDKRFRLVEVIEEAVII, encoded by the coding sequence ATGGAACGCACTAACAACCGCAAAGTGTTAACTGGACGCGTCGTTTCTGACAAAATGGACAAAACGATCGTAGTTACAGTTGAAACAAAAGTAAAGCACAAGCTTTACGGCAAACGCGTAAACTACTCTAAAAAGTACAAAGCGCATGATGAAAACAACACAGCTAAAATCGGTGATGTTGTACGCATTCAAGAAACACGTCCATTATCTAAGGACAAACGTTTCCGTCTCGTAGAAGTCATTGAAGAAGCAGTAATCATCTAA
- the rplV gene encoding 50S ribosomal protein L22 encodes MQSKASANMVRIAPRKARLVVDLIRGKQIGEALSILAYTNKAATPIVEKVLKSAIANAEHNFDMNIENLVVTEAYVNEGPTLKRFRPRAMGRASRINKRTSHVHIVVSEK; translated from the coding sequence ATGCAATCAAAAGCATCGGCTAATATGGTTCGCATTGCTCCTCGTAAGGCACGTCTCGTAGTAGACTTAATCCGCGGGAAGCAAATCGGCGAAGCACTTTCGATTCTTGCTTACACGAACAAGGCAGCAACGCCAATCGTTGAGAAAGTATTGAAATCGGCAATCGCGAACGCTGAGCACAACTTCGACATGAACATCGAAAACCTCGTAGTCACTGAGGCTTACGTAAACGAAGGTCCAACGCTCAAACGTTTCCGCCCACGTGCAATGGGTCGCGCAAGCCGCATCAACAAACGTACGAGCCACGTTCACATCGTGGTATCTGAAAAATAA
- the tuf gene encoding elongation factor Tu codes for MGKEKFDRSKPHVNVGTIGHVDHGKTTLTAAISAVLAKSQGKAATKFDQIDGAPEERERGITIATAHIEYETEKRHYAHVDCPGHADYVKNMITGAAQMDGAILVVSATDGPMPQTREHILLSRQVGVPFIVVFMNKVDMVDDEELLELVEMEIRELLSEYDFPGDDLPVIQGSALGALNGEAKWEEKIMELMSAVDEYIPEPTRDTEKDFMMPVEDVFSITGRGTVATGRVERGVLKVNDEIEIVGLHEETKKSVCTGVEMFRKLLDYAEAGDNIGALLRGVSRDDIERGQVLAKPNTITPHKKFKAQVYVLSKEEGGRHTPFFGNYRPQFYFRTTDVTGMCQLPEGTEMVMPGDNIELTVELIAPIALEKETRFSIREGGRTVGAGSVTEIVE; via the coding sequence ATGGGTAAGGAAAAATTCGACCGTTCTAAACCGCACGTTAACGTTGGTACAATCGGCCACGTCGACCACGGTAAAACAACTTTAACAGCAGCTATCTCAGCTGTACTTGCAAAATCACAAGGTAAAGCTGCAACTAAGTTTGACCAAATCGATGGTGCTCCAGAAGAGCGCGAGCGCGGTATCACAATCGCAACAGCTCACATCGAGTACGAAACAGAAAAACGCCACTATGCACACGTTGACTGCCCAGGTCACGCTGACTATGTTAAAAACATGATCACTGGTGCTGCACAAATGGACGGCGCGATCCTCGTTGTTTCTGCAACTGATGGTCCAATGCCACAAACACGTGAGCACATCTTGCTTTCACGTCAAGTAGGTGTTCCTTTCATCGTAGTATTCATGAACAAAGTTGACATGGTTGACGACGAAGAGCTTCTTGAGCTCGTCGAAATGGAAATCCGTGAGCTTCTTTCTGAGTATGACTTCCCAGGTGATGACCTCCCAGTTATCCAAGGTTCTGCTCTTGGCGCGCTTAACGGCGAAGCTAAATGGGAAGAAAAAATCATGGAACTCATGTCAGCTGTCGATGAGTACATCCCAGAACCAACTCGTGACACTGAAAAAGACTTCATGATGCCAGTTGAGGATGTCTTCTCAATCACTGGTCGTGGTACAGTTGCTACTGGCCGCGTTGAGCGTGGAGTTCTTAAAGTCAACGACGAGATCGAAATCGTTGGTCTTCACGAAGAAACTAAAAAATCAGTATGTACTGGTGTAGAGATGTTCCGTAAGCTTCTTGACTATGCTGAAGCTGGCGACAACATCGGTGCTCTTCTCCGTGGTGTATCACGTGACGACATCGAGCGTGGACAAGTTCTCGCGAAACCAAACACAATCACACCACACAAAAAGTTCAAAGCGCAAGTTTACGTTCTCTCTAAAGAAGAGGGTGGCCGTCACACGCCATTCTTCGGTAACTACCGTCCACAGTTCTACTTCCGTACAACTGACGTAACTGGTATGTGCCAACTTCCAGAAGGAACTGAAATGGTAATGCCTGGGGACAACATCGAATTGACTGTTGAACTCATCGCGCCAATCGCTCTTGAAAAAGAAACTCGTTTCTCAATCCGTGAAGGTGGCCGTACAGTAGGCGCTGGATCAGTTACAGAAATCGTTGAGTAA
- the rplC gene encoding 50S ribosomal protein L3, producing MAKGILGTKLGMTQIFNESGEVVPVTVVSVEGNVVLQLKTTEVDGYEAVQLGFGDIKEGRQNKPQKGHAAKANATPKRFIKEIRTSVADFEIGQEIKADTFAAGEMVDVTGTSKGKGFAGAIKRHNQSRGPMAHGSRYHRRPGSMGPVAPNRVFKGKLLPGRMGGEQITVQNLEIVKVDAERGLLLVKGAIPGARKSQVVIKTAVKGN from the coding sequence ATGGCTAAAGGAATCTTAGGAACTAAACTCGGTATGACACAAATCTTCAACGAGTCAGGCGAAGTCGTCCCTGTTACTGTCGTTTCAGTCGAAGGTAACGTTGTTCTTCAATTGAAAACAACGGAAGTTGACGGTTACGAAGCAGTTCAACTCGGCTTTGGTGATATCAAAGAAGGTCGTCAAAACAAACCGCAAAAAGGTCACGCTGCGAAAGCAAACGCGACACCTAAGCGCTTCATTAAAGAAATCCGTACATCAGTAGCAGATTTCGAAATCGGTCAAGAGATTAAAGCAGATACTTTCGCTGCAGGCGAAATGGTTGATGTAACAGGTACGTCGAAAGGTAAAGGTTTCGCTGGTGCAATCAAGCGTCACAACCAATCACGTGGTCCAATGGCTCACGGTTCGCGTTACCACCGTCGCCCAGGTTCAATGGGTCCTGTTGCTCCTAACCGTGTATTCAAAGGGAAATTGCTCCCTGGACGCATGGGTGGAGAGCAAATCACTGTTCAAAACCTTGAAATCGTAAAAGTTGATGCAGAACGCGGCTTACTCCTCGTCAAGGGTGCTATCCCAGGCGCACGTAAGAGCCAAGTTGTCATCAAAACTGCGGTTAAAGGCAACTAA
- the rplD gene encoding 50S ribosomal protein L4, translating to MPKVALLNQTGTQVGDIELADAVFGIEPNEAVVYDAIVMQQASRRQGTHDTKGRSEVRGGGRKPWKQKGTGRARQGSIRSPQWVGGGTVFGPTPRSYAYKLPKKVRRLALRSALSSKVANNEFIVLEGLTIDAPKTKDMIAVFAALSIERKVLVVTADYNESVVLSTRNIPGVTVVDAAGVNVLDLVAHDKVIITKDAVARVEEVLA from the coding sequence ATGCCTAAAGTAGCTTTGCTTAACCAAACAGGTACACAAGTTGGAGACATCGAGCTCGCAGATGCCGTTTTCGGAATCGAGCCAAATGAAGCAGTCGTATACGATGCAATCGTCATGCAACAAGCTTCACGTCGCCAAGGTACACATGATACAAAAGGTCGCTCGGAAGTTCGCGGTGGCGGCCGTAAACCATGGAAACAAAAAGGTACTGGTCGTGCACGCCAAGGTTCGATCCGTTCGCCACAATGGGTTGGCGGTGGAACAGTCTTCGGTCCAACACCACGTTCGTACGCTTATAAACTTCCTAAAAAGGTTCGTCGTCTCGCACTTCGTTCAGCACTTTCTTCGAAAGTCGCTAACAACGAGTTCATCGTTCTTGAAGGATTGACAATCGATGCTCCTAAAACTAAGGACATGATCGCAGTATTCGCTGCTCTTTCAATCGAACGTAAAGTTCTCGTCGTTACTGCTGATTACAACGAGTCAGTCGTTCTTTCAACACGCAACATCCCAGGTGTCACAGTCGTTGACGCTGCAGGTGTAAACGTCCTTGATCTTGTCGCTCATGACAAAGTCATCATTACGAAGGACGCTGTTGCGAGAGTAGAGGAGGTGCTTGCATAA
- the rplB gene encoding 50S ribosomal protein L2: protein MGIKKFKPTTNGRRNMTALDFAEITASRPEKSLTEKLSKKGGRNNQGRLTVRHQGGGHKRKYRIIDFKRNKDGIAGRVATIEYDPNRSANIALIHYIDGEKRYILAPKGLKVDMQVMAGPEADIKVGNALPLSNIPVGTLIHNIELKPGKGGQLVRAAGTSAQLLGKDGKYAIVRLQSGETRMILATCRATVGAVGNEEHELVNIGKAGRSRWLGKRPTVRGSVMNPVDHPHGGGEGRAPIGRSGPLTPWGKPALGYKTRKKNKASDKYIVRRSKK, encoded by the coding sequence ATGGGAATTAAAAAGTTTAAACCGACCACTAACGGTCGTCGTAATATGACTGCACTTGACTTTGCTGAGATTACGGCTTCACGTCCTGAAAAATCGTTAACTGAAAAGCTTTCGAAAAAGGGCGGACGTAACAACCAAGGTCGCTTGACAGTACGTCACCAAGGTGGCGGACACAAACGTAAATATCGTATCATCGACTTCAAACGGAACAAGGATGGCATCGCTGGTCGTGTCGCTACAATTGAGTACGATCCAAACCGCTCTGCTAACATCGCATTGATCCACTACATCGATGGTGAAAAACGCTACATCCTCGCACCGAAAGGCTTGAAAGTAGACATGCAAGTCATGGCTGGACCAGAAGCTGACATTAAAGTCGGTAATGCTCTTCCACTTTCAAACATCCCAGTCGGTACGTTGATCCACAACATCGAACTTAAGCCAGGTAAAGGTGGTCAGCTCGTTCGCGCAGCTGGTACTTCTGCTCAGCTTCTCGGTAAAGATGGTAAATACGCGATCGTTCGTCTTCAATCAGGCGAAACTCGTATGATCCTTGCTACTTGCCGTGCAACAGTCGGCGCTGTCGGTAATGAAGAGCACGAGCTCGTCAATATCGGTAAAGCTGGTCGTTCACGCTGGCTCGGAAAACGTCCTACAGTTCGTGGTTCTGTTATGAACCCAGTCGATCACCCACACGGTGGTGGTGAAGGACGTGCTCCAATCGGTCGTTCGGGCCCACTTACTCCTTGGGGTAAACCGGCACTCGGATACAAAACTCGTAAGAAAAACAAAGCGAGCGATAAATATATCGTCCGTCGTTCTAAAAAATAA